From Desulfobacteraceae bacterium, a single genomic window includes:
- a CDS encoding diguanylate cyclase, which translates to MQKYWKTFKELAAKGILSSRSVALALEKQQPEDLLRELCDCHALMEGSRADALAAQARLRAFFDAAPFGFFCLDAAGNILEPNSASARMLGHDPAALAGCALLSFILPEFHEIFTLHRRAVFEQGEENSCNLKLKKTAGGEFHARLTSYPILDPGQPIACCRCYLSDITQLQQTVAELRKANQKMRDQQKALLEEERLKVLLQMAGATAHDLNQPLMTLLGNIELMRMNRDEPEKILLHLDRLEKAGQRIYKTVKKIQEIRYYEVKPYFNQTAIINLDQKTAILAVEQSDYEFEKISGILKYHSQIKLFRTRSLAEATAMLGQRRFDLIFASSFLPDGNAIDLMRTVNENERNIPVVVFTGKDDDLLTAQMLQAGALEYIPKGRIGEKALTRIITNVMEKARLQREVRELEQKVLRLTRRDELTGLFNRRYLEETLDNEIARARRYRTDLVLCIMDLDRFRRVNQTHSRLAGDSVLVEVAGLLKRLSRQCDTVVRFGGEEFALLLPNTDMRMARVVNERFRQMVAAHIFEYRSAQISITVSAGIAAFNGSPDLSGADLVGLALQALKKAKGLGRNRVFEWQQWENKAPGP; encoded by the coding sequence ATGCAAAAATACTGGAAGACCTTCAAGGAGCTGGCCGCCAAGGGAATCCTCTCCAGCCGCAGCGTCGCCCTGGCCTTGGAAAAGCAGCAGCCCGAGGACCTGCTGCGGGAACTCTGCGACTGCCACGCCCTGATGGAAGGCTCACGTGCCGATGCCTTAGCCGCCCAGGCCCGCCTGCGGGCCTTTTTCGATGCGGCGCCGTTCGGTTTTTTCTGTTTGGACGCAGCCGGTAACATCCTGGAGCCCAACAGCGCCTCGGCGCGCATGCTGGGCCACGATCCGGCTGCCCTCGCGGGCTGCGCCCTGCTGAGTTTCATCCTGCCGGAATTCCATGAGATTTTTACACTTCACCGCCGGGCGGTTTTCGAGCAGGGCGAGGAAAACAGCTGCAACCTCAAGTTGAAAAAAACCGCCGGGGGGGAGTTTCACGCCCGGCTGACCAGCTACCCGATCCTCGACCCGGGGCAGCCGATCGCGTGCTGCCGCTGCTACCTGTCCGACATCACCCAACTGCAGCAGACCGTCGCCGAGTTGCGCAAGGCCAACCAGAAAATGCGCGACCAGCAGAAGGCCTTGCTGGAGGAGGAGCGCCTGAAAGTGCTGCTGCAGATGGCCGGAGCGACAGCCCACGACCTCAACCAGCCGCTGATGACGCTGCTCGGCAACATCGAACTGATGCGGATGAACCGCGACGAACCCGAGAAAATTCTGCTGCACCTCGACCGGCTGGAAAAAGCCGGCCAGCGGATTTACAAAACCGTAAAAAAAATTCAGGAGATCCGCTATTACGAGGTCAAGCCGTACTTCAACCAAACCGCCATCATCAATCTCGACCAAAAAACGGCCATTCTGGCGGTGGAACAGTCCGATTATGAATTCGAAAAGATCAGCGGCATCCTCAAGTATCACAGCCAGATAAAACTGTTCCGCACCAGGAGCCTGGCCGAGGCCACGGCCATGCTGGGGCAAAGGCGCTTCGACCTGATCTTTGCCAGCTCCTTCCTGCCCGACGGCAACGCCATCGATCTGATGCGAACGGTCAATGAAAACGAGCGGAACATCCCGGTGGTGGTGTTCACGGGCAAGGACGACGATCTGCTCACCGCCCAGATGCTCCAGGCAGGCGCCCTGGAGTACATCCCCAAGGGCCGCATCGGCGAAAAGGCGTTGACCCGCATCATCACCAACGTCATGGAGAAAGCGCGTCTGCAGCGCGAGGTGCGCGAACTCGAGCAGAAAGTGCTTCGGCTGACCAGACGCGATGAGCTCACCGGGCTCTTCAACCGGCGCTACTTAGAGGAGACCCTCGACAATGAGATCGCCCGGGCGCGGCGCTACCGCACCGACCTGGTGCTGTGCATCATGGATCTGGACCGCTTCAGACGGGTGAACCAGACCCACAGCCGCCTGGCCGGCGACAGTGTGCTGGTCGAAGTGGCGGGGTTGCTCAAACGCCTCAGCCGGCAGTGCGACACCGTCGTACGTTTCGGAGGCGAGGAATTTGCCCTGCTACTGCCCAACACCGACATGCGCATGGCCCGGGTGGTCAACGAGCGCTTTCGCCAGATGGTGGCGGCCCACATCTTCGAGTACCGCTCCGCCCAGATTTCGATCACGGTCAGTGCCGGCATCGCGGCCTTTAACGGCTCCCCCGACCTGTCCGGCGCGGACCTGGTGGGGTTGGCGCTGCAAGCCTTGAAAAAGGCCAAGGGGCTGGGGCGAAACCGCGTTTTCGAGTGGCAGCAGTGGGAAAACAAGGCCCCCGGCCCTTGA
- a CDS encoding methyltransferase domain-containing protein, producing the protein MGYVFDFTDAISFDRWLSEPRNRFATEMETRLLVEMLNPRRGESVLDIGCGTGTNLRTFLDLGLQVTGLDPSPYMLDISLGKVGRRVDFYRGFAEDLPFDDNSFNHACLATTLEFVADPSKAIAEASRVAKDRIYIGVFNRYAIKGIQRRVQGIFSRTIFNHARFFSIWELKQMVRETLGNVPISWRSICQLPSASGKLSCRIEQSQLLQKTPFGAFVGMTVTLVPRFRTRPLAIKYHPEGFIQPVAG; encoded by the coding sequence ATGGGGTATGTATTTGATTTTACTGATGCAATTTCGTTTGACCGCTGGCTGAGCGAGCCGCGCAACCGCTTTGCGACCGAAATGGAAACCCGCCTGCTGGTGGAGATGCTGAACCCGCGGCGGGGGGAATCGGTGCTGGACATCGGATGCGGAACCGGCACCAATTTGCGCACTTTTCTGGATCTGGGCCTCCAGGTCACCGGCCTGGACCCCTCCCCTTACATGCTGGATATCTCCTTGGGCAAGGTCGGTAGGCGGGTCGATTTTTACCGCGGCTTTGCGGAGGATCTGCCCTTCGACGACAACTCCTTCAACCACGCCTGCCTGGCGACCACCCTGGAGTTCGTGGCGGACCCTTCCAAGGCCATTGCCGAGGCCAGCCGGGTGGCCAAGGACCGGATTTATATCGGGGTTTTCAACCGCTACGCCATCAAGGGCATCCAGCGCCGGGTGCAGGGCATCTTCTCCCGCACGATCTTCAACCATGCCCGTTTCTTCAGCATCTGGGAACTCAAACAGATGGTTCGCGAGACCCTGGGCAACGTCCCGATCAGCTGGCGCAGCATCTGCCAACTGCCCTCCGCCTCGGGCAAGCTGAGCTGCCGGATCGAACAGTCGCAACTGCTGCAGAAGACGCCCTTCGGCGCCTTTGTCGGCATGACGGTGACCCTGGTGCCGCGCTTCCGCACCCGGCCGCTGGCCATCAAATATCACCCCGAAGGTTTCATCCAGCCCGTTGCGGGTTGA
- a CDS encoding universal stress protein gives MFKRILVAFKFSPGGLCALQKAIALTHIHGAALHILHALDYRLTRESADSPKLSQARDAARQRFEAEIKPLLAELPDVRFECEPADPALAVCRRARDDAMDLIVLGCHHRPERASMGRVDYVGMTILEKASCPVLLVPYWENG, from the coding sequence AAGTTCTCCCCCGGGGGGCTTTGCGCGCTTCAAAAGGCGATCGCGCTGACCCACATCCACGGTGCCGCACTCCACATCTTGCATGCCCTCGACTACCGCCTGACCCGGGAAAGTGCCGACAGCCCCAAATTGAGCCAAGCCCGCGACGCCGCCCGGCAACGCTTCGAAGCCGAGATCAAACCGCTGCTGGCCGAACTCCCCGATGTCCGGTTCGAATGTGAACCGGCGGACCCGGCCCTGGCCGTCTGCCGCCGGGCCAGGGACGACGCCATGGACCTGATCGTCCTGGGCTGCCACCATCGCCCCGAACGGGCGAGTATGGGGCGGGTGGACTACGTGGGCATGACCATCCTTGAAAAGGCGTCCTGTCCCGTCCTGCTGGTGCCCTATTGGGAAAACGGATAA